The following are from one region of the Colius striatus isolate bColStr4 chromosome Z, bColStr4.1.hap1, whole genome shotgun sequence genome:
- the SLC49A3 gene encoding solute carrier family 49 member A3 isoform X2 has product MESAEAAGLLREHGPGGLPRFRTYRRRWVLLAAVCLLNCSNAMVWLTFAPVADKTAAYFHISLEVVNWLSTVYLLISIPFGVVATWVLDSVGLRCAVILSAWLNMTGSIIRMFSVLKFLSLGSQSYWYLFIGQCICALAQPLIIFSPTKLAALWFPDHQRATANMMASMSNPLGVLIANLLSPALVPEGKHIPLMLGVYTVPAVTACALATVGIHEKVPPTPPSASATYSTSQPFLTGLKMLLRNKPYIILAVCFGGGIGMFTCFSALLEQILCEKGYSNTSRFRHQAITLAISSSLFGFFGFAIYPIAMELAVECSYPVGEGTSTGLIFVASQIEGVILMILLQALTVRVAEVPSSTCTLGQDGSLDWTAPVLVLAGLCSAMACFYVIFFHTDYKRLHAERNRGDLVKAEDTATADTPDA; this is encoded by the exons ATGGAGAGTGCCGAGGCGGCGGGCCTGCTGAGGGAACACGGCCCGGGCGGGCTGCCGCGGTTCCGGACGTACCGCCGGCGGTGGGTCCTGCTGGCCGCCGTATGCCTGCTGAACTGCTCCAACGCCATG GTATGGCTGACATTTGCTCCTGTGGCTGATAAGACGGCTGCCTACTTCCACATTTCCCTGGAGGTGGTCAACTGGCTCTCAACAGTGTACCTCCTCATCTCGATCCCATTTGGTGTGGTGGCAACATGGGTCCTCGACAGTGTGGGGCTCAGATGTGCT GTGATCCTGAGCGCGTGGCTGAACATGACCGGTAGCATCATCCGGATGTTCAGCGTCCTGAAGTTCCTGAGCTTGGGTTCTCAGAGTTACTGGTACCTCTTTATTGGGCAATGCATCTGTGCACTGGCACAGCCCCTTATCATCTTTTCACCGACAAAACTGGCAGCATTATGGTTCCCAGACCACCAGAGAGCAACAGCAAATATGATGGCATCGATGT CCAATCCCTTGGGTGTTCTTATAGCAAATTTACTGTCACCTGCACTGGTTCCAGAAGGAAAGCACATCCCATTGATG CTGGGTGTTTATACTGTCCCAGCAGTAACAGCCTGTGCTCTAGCAACTGTGGGAATTCATGAGAAGGTTCCTCCAACGCCTCCTTCAGCCAGTGCCACTTATTCCACCTCTCAGCCATTTCTCACGGGGCTCAAAATG CTCCTGAGGAACAAGCCATACATCATCCTGGCGGTGTGCTTTGGAGGAGGAATTGGGATGTTCACCTGTTTTTCAGCTCTGCTAGAACAGATCCTTTGTGAAAAGGGATATTCAAAT ACTTCTCGGTTTAGGCACCAGGCCATCACACTGGCCATCAGCAGCTCACTCTTTGGTTTCTTCGGTTTTGCCATCTATCCCATTGCCATGGAGCTGGCTGTGGAGTGCTCCTACCCTGTGGGAGAGGGCACATCTACAGGCCTGATTTTTGTTGCAAG CCAGATTGAAGGTGTCATTTTAATGATTCTGCTACAAGCCCTCACTGTGCGTGTTGCTGAGGTCCCATCCTCCACCTGCACCCTTGGCCAAGATGGGTCCCTGGATTGGACAG CTCCGGTACTGGTGCTGGCTGGCCTCTGCAGTGCTATGGCTTGCTTCTATGTCATCTTCTTCCACACTGACTATAAACGGCTCCATGCTGAGAGAAACAGAGGTGACTTGGTCAAGGCAGAAGATACAGCAACAGCAGACACTCCTGACGCCTAA
- the SLC49A3 gene encoding solute carrier family 49 member A3 isoform X1 has protein sequence MESAEAAGLLREHGPGGLPRFRTYRRRWVLLAAVCLLNCSNAMVWLTFAPVADKTAAYFHISLEVVNWLSTVYLLISIPFGVVATWVLDSVGLRCAVILSAWLNMTGSIIRMFSVLKFLSLGSQSYWYLFIGQCICALAQPLIIFSPTKLAALWFPDHQRATANMMASMSNPLGVLIANLLSPALVPEGKHIPLMLGVYTVPAVTACALATVGIHEKVPPTPPSASATYSTSQPFLTGLKMLLRNKPYIILAVCFGGGIGMFTCFSALLEQILCEKGYSNEFAGLNGALFTVCGLLGALLLGLYVDRTRNFIESTKIFFCLSSLASIMFAVTSRFRHQAITLAISSSLFGFFGFAIYPIAMELAVECSYPVGEGTSTGLIFVASQIEGVILMILLQALTVRVAEVPSSTCTLGQDGSLDWTAPVLVLAGLCSAMACFYVIFFHTDYKRLHAERNRGDLVKAEDTATADTPDA, from the exons ATGGAGAGTGCCGAGGCGGCGGGCCTGCTGAGGGAACACGGCCCGGGCGGGCTGCCGCGGTTCCGGACGTACCGCCGGCGGTGGGTCCTGCTGGCCGCCGTATGCCTGCTGAACTGCTCCAACGCCATG GTATGGCTGACATTTGCTCCTGTGGCTGATAAGACGGCTGCCTACTTCCACATTTCCCTGGAGGTGGTCAACTGGCTCTCAACAGTGTACCTCCTCATCTCGATCCCATTTGGTGTGGTGGCAACATGGGTCCTCGACAGTGTGGGGCTCAGATGTGCT GTGATCCTGAGCGCGTGGCTGAACATGACCGGTAGCATCATCCGGATGTTCAGCGTCCTGAAGTTCCTGAGCTTGGGTTCTCAGAGTTACTGGTACCTCTTTATTGGGCAATGCATCTGTGCACTGGCACAGCCCCTTATCATCTTTTCACCGACAAAACTGGCAGCATTATGGTTCCCAGACCACCAGAGAGCAACAGCAAATATGATGGCATCGATGT CCAATCCCTTGGGTGTTCTTATAGCAAATTTACTGTCACCTGCACTGGTTCCAGAAGGAAAGCACATCCCATTGATG CTGGGTGTTTATACTGTCCCAGCAGTAACAGCCTGTGCTCTAGCAACTGTGGGAATTCATGAGAAGGTTCCTCCAACGCCTCCTTCAGCCAGTGCCACTTATTCCACCTCTCAGCCATTTCTCACGGGGCTCAAAATG CTCCTGAGGAACAAGCCATACATCATCCTGGCGGTGTGCTTTGGAGGAGGAATTGGGATGTTCACCTGTTTTTCAGCTCTGCTAGAACAGATCCTTTGTGAAAAGGGATATTCAAAT GAATTTGCTGGCTTAAATGGTGCACTGTTCACAGTGTGTGGCTTGCTGGGTGCTCTTCTGCTAGGCCTGTATGTAGACCGGACAAGGAATTTTATAGAGTCcactaagatttttttctgtctgagtTCACTTGCCAGCATCATGTTCGCAGTG ACTTCTCGGTTTAGGCACCAGGCCATCACACTGGCCATCAGCAGCTCACTCTTTGGTTTCTTCGGTTTTGCCATCTATCCCATTGCCATGGAGCTGGCTGTGGAGTGCTCCTACCCTGTGGGAGAGGGCACATCTACAGGCCTGATTTTTGTTGCAAG CCAGATTGAAGGTGTCATTTTAATGATTCTGCTACAAGCCCTCACTGTGCGTGTTGCTGAGGTCCCATCCTCCACCTGCACCCTTGGCCAAGATGGGTCCCTGGATTGGACAG CTCCGGTACTGGTGCTGGCTGGCCTCTGCAGTGCTATGGCTTGCTTCTATGTCATCTTCTTCCACACTGACTATAAACGGCTCCATGCTGAGAGAAACAGAGGTGACTTGGTCAAGGCAGAAGATACAGCAACAGCAGACACTCCTGACGCCTAA